From Citricoccus sp. SGAir0253, a single genomic window includes:
- the dnaB gene encoding replicative DNA helicase → MLPPQDLVAEQSVLGGMMLSKDAIADVVEVLRGNDFYKPAHEMIYEAIIDLYGRGEPADAVTVADLLNKRQELARVGGPAVLHELVQSVPTAANAGFYAEIVREKGVLRRLVEAGTKIVQMGYQQDGEVEEIVNEAQAEVYKVAETRQSEDYVPLSGILEHTVDEIEAAGSQGEGMSGVPTGFYEFDELTQGLHGGQMIVIAARPAVGKSTIALDFARSAAIKHNMTTVFFSLEMGKNEIAMRLLSAEATIALQDLRKGTIRDEQWSKIAATVGRLNDSPFFIDDSPNMSMMEIRAKCRRLKQKHDLKLVVLDYLQLMSSGKKVESRQQEVAEFSRALKLLAKELEVPVIALSQLNRGSEQRTDKKPQVSDLRESGSIEQDADMVILLHREDIYDKESPRAGEADLIVAKHRNGPTKTIVVGFQGHYSRFSNMAPDTGGF, encoded by the coding sequence ATGCTGCCCCCGCAGGACCTGGTCGCCGAGCAGTCCGTGCTCGGCGGCATGATGCTCTCCAAGGACGCCATCGCGGACGTCGTGGAGGTGCTGCGCGGCAACGACTTCTACAAGCCGGCGCACGAGATGATCTACGAGGCGATCATCGACCTCTACGGCCGCGGCGAGCCCGCCGACGCCGTCACCGTGGCCGACCTGCTCAACAAGCGCCAGGAACTCGCCCGCGTGGGCGGTCCCGCCGTGCTGCACGAGCTCGTCCAGTCCGTGCCCACCGCCGCGAACGCCGGCTTCTACGCCGAGATCGTGCGCGAGAAGGGCGTCCTGCGCCGACTGGTGGAGGCCGGCACCAAGATCGTCCAGATGGGCTACCAGCAGGACGGCGAGGTCGAGGAGATCGTCAACGAGGCCCAGGCGGAGGTCTACAAGGTCGCCGAGACCCGCCAGTCCGAGGACTACGTGCCGCTGTCCGGGATCCTCGAGCACACGGTGGACGAGATCGAGGCCGCCGGCTCCCAGGGGGAGGGCATGAGCGGCGTGCCCACCGGCTTCTACGAGTTCGACGAGCTCACGCAGGGCCTGCACGGCGGACAGATGATCGTCATCGCCGCCCGCCCGGCCGTCGGCAAGTCCACGATCGCGCTGGACTTCGCCCGCTCGGCCGCGATCAAGCACAACATGACCACCGTGTTCTTCTCCCTCGAGATGGGCAAGAACGAGATCGCCATGCGCCTGCTCTCGGCGGAGGCCACGATCGCCCTGCAGGACCTGCGCAAGGGCACGATCCGGGATGAGCAGTGGTCCAAGATCGCCGCCACGGTGGGCCGGCTCAACGACTCGCCGTTCTTCATCGACGACTCGCCGAACATGTCCATGATGGAGATCCGGGCCAAGTGCCGGCGGCTGAAGCAGAAGCACGACCTGAAGCTCGTGGTGCTGGACTACCTGCAGCTGATGAGCTCCGGCAAGAAGGTGGAGTCCCGGCAGCAGGAGGTCGCCGAGTTCTCCCGTGCCCTGAAGCTGCTGGCCAAGGAGCTCGAGGTCCCCGTCATCGCCCTGTCCCAGCTCAACCGCGGCTCCGAGCAGCGCACGGACAAGAAGCCGCAGGTCTCGGACCTGCGCGAGTCGGGCTCGATCGAGCAGGACGCGGACATGGTGATCCTGCTGCACCGCGAGGACATCTACGACAAGGAGTCCCCGCGTGCCGGCGAGGCGGACCTCATCGTCGCCAAGCACCGCAACGGCCCCACCAAGACCATCGTCGTCGGCTTCCAGGGGCACTACTCGCGGTTCTCCAACATGGCGCCGGACACCGGCGGGTTCTGA
- a CDS encoding class I SAM-dependent methyltransferase gives MADDHFDASADTWDLEPGKAEESRRVADAIAARLALGGRERLLEYGAGTGLVSQGLLPHVAGVTLADSSEGMRRVARGKVAAGALPAGTRVWDLDLETAEAPGERFDLVVASLVLHHVHDVPRVLAGFHGLLDAGGHVAIADLDTEDGRFHAHLHDFDGHPGFDRARLARWLEEAGFEEVAVEDCTSIDKDGTDFPVFLATARRP, from the coding sequence ATGGCAGACGACCATTTCGACGCCAGCGCGGACACCTGGGACCTCGAGCCCGGCAAGGCGGAGGAGTCCCGCCGGGTGGCGGACGCGATCGCCGCGCGGCTGGCCCTCGGCGGGCGCGAACGGCTCCTGGAGTACGGGGCCGGCACCGGCCTGGTGTCCCAGGGCCTGCTCCCCCACGTGGCCGGCGTGACCCTCGCGGACAGCTCGGAGGGCATGCGCCGGGTCGCCCGGGGGAAGGTGGCCGCCGGGGCGTTGCCGGCGGGGACGCGGGTGTGGGACCTGGACCTGGAGACGGCGGAGGCCCCCGGGGAGCGGTTCGACCTCGTGGTCGCCTCGCTCGTGCTCCACCACGTGCACGACGTCCCGCGGGTGTTGGCGGGGTTCCACGGGCTGCTGGACGCGGGTGGCCACGTGGCCATCGCCGACCTCGACACGGAGGACGGGCGGTTCCACGCCCACCTGCACGACTTCGACGGCCACCCGGGGTTCGACCGGGCCCGGCTGGCGCGGTGGCTGGAGGAGGCGGGATTCGAGGAGGTGGCCGTGGAGGACTGCACGTCCATCGACAAGGACGGCACGGACTTCCCGGTCTTCCTGGCCACCGCGCGCCGGCCGTGA
- the rplI gene encoding 50S ribosomal protein L9 produces MAKLILTQEVTGLGSAGDVVDVKNGYARNYLLPRGFATLWTKGGEKQVESIKAARDTRAVKSLEEAQALAEKLQSAPVKLEVTAGEGGRLFGAVKAADVADAVEAAGLGSIDRRTVTLPTAIKATGRFQAHARLHEDVLAVIDLDVVAAKTKKK; encoded by the coding sequence ATGGCAAAGCTCATTCTGACCCAGGAAGTGACCGGTCTGGGGTCCGCCGGTGACGTCGTCGACGTCAAGAACGGCTACGCCCGCAACTACCTGCTGCCGCGCGGTTTCGCGACCCTGTGGACCAAGGGCGGGGAGAAGCAGGTCGAGTCCATCAAGGCCGCCCGCGACACCCGCGCCGTGAAGTCCCTCGAGGAGGCCCAGGCCCTCGCCGAGAAGCTGCAGTCGGCCCCGGTGAAGCTCGAGGTGACCGCCGGTGAGGGTGGGCGCCTGTTCGGCGCCGTCAAGGCCGCCGACGTGGCCGACGCCGTCGAGGCCGCCGGCCTGGGCAGCATCGACCGTCGCACCGTGACCCTGCCGACCGCCATCAAGGCGACCGGCCGGTTCCAGGCGCACGCCCGCCTGCACGAGGATGTCCTGGCCGTCATCGACCTGGACGTCGTCGCCGCCAAGACGAAGAAGAAGTGA
- the rpsR gene encoding 30S ribosomal protein S18, with amino-acid sequence MAKAEIRKPKPKSNPLKAADITVIDYKDVALLRKFISDRGKIRARRVTGVTVQEQRKIAQAIKNAREVALLPYSGAGRG; translated from the coding sequence ATGGCGAAGGCTGAGATCCGCAAGCCCAAACCAAAGTCCAACCCGCTGAAGGCCGCTGACATCACCGTCATCGACTACAAGGACGTCGCCCTGCTGCGCAAGTTCATCTCCGACCGCGGCAAGATCCGTGCCCGTCGCGTCACCGGCGTGACCGTGCAGGAGCAGCGCAAGATCGCCCAGGCCATCAAGAACGCCCGTGAGGTCGCCCTGCTTCCTTACTCCGGCGCTGGCCGCGGCTGA